DNA from Daucus carota subsp. sativus chromosome 1, DH1 v3.0, whole genome shotgun sequence:
ttattttttgcatATTGTTTAATGATAAAATTGGCCTAGTTGCATGCACAATATTtcattcaaatcaaataaaattgtaatctacttatcCCTAGTCACTAAATTTTCTAGTAATCTAGAAATGAATAATTGCTTGTTATAATTTAGCatccaaaataaataatcaatttatttttttttaacaaatacgacatttaatttaaaaattatataatttaatttttcacccatgttaattatattatagCAATTTAGAACATCTATTAAGTGAGTGAAGATAGATGGTtaagactaaatgataattgtTAATTAACTTACAATCACATATGCAAGCTAATTTTAATGTAACTCAAAGTGCGGAACTAGCTCAATGTAtatcaaatgaaaaaaatataaacaaaaataatatagagctattttcattatatatttcGTAGATGTACTAATTGTGTATTGTAGTCTTCTCAGAGATGAAACGGTGTGATgcaatcaaaatattttaacacaAGCTTTCGCTTTCTCGTTACCTTAAAatgattcattaaaaaaaaatgattcatTAAAAGGTTTTagtgataaatatataatatcaattttgTACATATTTTACCTATAATTGTTACTTTagtttatatgttgaatttatttttttttattattttaatggtTTGATGACTTcatgaagaaaattttatatagatTCTAACCATATATATTCGTTTTAATTCCATCTACAAACTTTTATTACTAAATAAAGAGTTTATTATTCttacaaaatatgaaatttacttggtgattaaattatatattatattaaaacatcAAAGATCATGTATTAGGTTAAAGTAGATGACCGATATACTAACACATATCTATAGACCAATTTATAACCATAATTGCATGTTTAAATCATACCATCTCTATTTTACTTGacctaaatgaaaaaaattaatatttgtttaacaAAAAACTAACTCTAAATATGGATTTCATTGAAATTTTGAATATGAATAGTCTAAGCATATCACCAATGACAAGACATAGAAGGATATGAGACATTTAGAGTATaaagaattttgtaaaaaaatagtcTTCTCAAGCCTAGCAGCCCTAGATACAAGGTGGACATAAAAAGGTAAGGGCAATGGGCCCTAAGGCCTAGTTGACCCAAGTGTGAAATCTTAATCATTTACGATAAAAActgtttttttagaaaatttggCCAAAGCAATGGGCCTTAAGGCCTAGTGGGCTATTGATAATTGTCAAATCTTAATCATTTACTTTAAAAAGCCGATgtttttagaaaatttctatattttattatcttttttggTAGATATGAATAGGTACAAGAATCTTATATTCtaatatgatatttttccttatttttttcatcttacatgaaaaattgaaatataatattcaaaaaaatataaacacttttataaccaaaaaggaaaaaagaaattCCCTTCCTTATTTTAAAGTCGATATTCTAAAAGAtagaatcatttattttaaaaaggtgattttttagaaaattttggtTAATAATACAATTCATATTTTGtacattttattatcttttttggTAGATATGAAAAGATAGAAGaatcttttattataataaattatatttccttttctttacatatTACATAAAGAATTGGAATATAATATtcaatcaaatataaaactttcatgaccaaaaaggaaaaagaatttTCCTTCCTTATTCTAAATCAGATATTCTAAAATTAAACTtcagaaaatttgaaaacactCTCCACAACTCTCCATCTTATATAAGTATACACATAATTCATAATTCGTCACAGCTATACCTATATCCACCATATTATACAATTCAATATTACAAGTATTCAACTAAACATAATTTTATGGCGGCCACACCAAACAACAGACCGGTGGATTTCTATGTCATTCAAGGAACCAGAGAAGTTATTAGGGGTAAGTTTACAAGTATGTGGGCATAGTCTTTGTTAGATTGATAATTTGGGTTGTTTTTCTTagacaaatatatatttggtcACATACTGAATTACATGCAAGATATTGTGCTTTAGTTTTCTGGAATGACAGAACTTGCACAGCTGATAAGAACATGTTAGAAAGGGCTAATTATCCAAATCGTCACAccagtaaaatatttataatgctTATAAAAGGATTCACttctaattttttgtttagTGACCGAAGTGATtcttttagttatattattttgggTTCTTCCTCAACTAAAATTTCTGTATTTTTGTTCCTTATGCAGCCGGAGATTGCGTGTTTATGAAATCATTATCTGCACCTAGTTCTGTAGCTCGGGTAGAAAAATTACAAGCTGACAGACATGGTAACGTTGAATTTGAGCTAAGATGGTACTACAAGCCCGAGCATACTCTAGGTAGAAGAAGATCATTTCATGGTGAAAAAGAGTTATTCATGTCTGACCACTTTGACACTCGGGATGCAACCATTATCACAGGAAAGTGCAATATATATTCAGTAGATCAATATGCCAGACTAAAACATGTTGGTCCCAAAGATTTTTATAGTCGTTTCCAATACCAACATGTTTATGGAATTATGACTCCTGTTCGTGTTAAAGTGTGAGTTCTTTTTGTCCTCTTTCAAGATACATTAATtcgaaattttcatatttaaaaggATAATAAAACTCACACACGTCTTCAATTTTCGGGAATCCTGTCTATTATAGTgaagtacatatataaatatgattcaatGACATGGTTCGTAATTTCTTCTGCATGAATTCCTAAATTAGGTTTTGCAAATGTGAGTTGCCGTATAATCCCGATGAATTAACGCTACCATGTTCTACCTGCGATGATAGGTACGTCCCAGTTTCcatcttttaaaattcttgaatgtCGATAtgtttatatcaaattatattaactgCTAGCACCTGATCATAATACTTTATATATGCTTGTAGGTTTCATCCTATGTGTATAGGAATGACTCTTGAGCAAATAAAAAAGCTAACTCATTATATTTGTGATGAGTGCTCTTATGATGATTGCTCAACATCTTCCGAGTATCCCCTGGTATGTTAAAAGCCTTATAATTCTTCCAGGAACTTAGACGTGCTAtttgaaaatcaatatatccgtTTTTAATTCCTTATTGATTTATGGTTAAAGGtcctatattatcatataatggTACAAATTAAGCTATATTGATATGTAGTTTGTTTGATTGATTGACTAGGCCATGATGGATGCCAATAAGAATGTCACAGCTGCCTCTAGCAAAATAAGTTCATCAGCATCTTCCACATCAGTAAAAGGTCTGAAGAGAGCTTGTAGTGAACAAGACACTCTTGTGGAAGAGGAAGAAGAGGTACTTGGTGACCAGGCAGAAGGAATGGATGAAAATGAAGTGTGAAGAAACTAAGAAGGTCCAAGATAAAGGCTCAAACACAAAATTTTGAAccggaaaataaataaattttatggacAAAATTATGGGTTCCTATCCCCAACGTCAAAGAACAAAAGTTACCTGTACatctcattatatataattatcaacaccatcttgttattatttatctttaatttattttttgcatATTGTTTAATGATAAAATTGGCCTAGTTGCATGCACAATATTtcattcaaatcaaataaaattgtaatctacttatcCCTAGTCACTAAATTTTCTAGTAATCTAGAAATGAATAATTGCTTGTTATAATTTAGCatccaaaataaataatcaatttatttttttttaacaaatacgacatttaatttaaaaattatataatttaatttttcacccatgttaattatattatagCAATTTAGAACATCTATTAAGTGAGTGAAGATAGATGGTtaagactaaatgataattgtTAATTAACTTACAATCACATATGCAAGCTAATTTTAATGTAACTCAAAGTGCGGAACTAGCTCAATGTAtatcaaatgaaaaaaatataaacaaaaataatatagagctattttcattatatatttcGTAGATGTACTAATTGTGTATTGTAGTCTTCTCAGAGATGAAACGGTGTGATgcaatcaaaatattttaacacaAGCTTTCGCTTTCTCGTTACCTTAAAatgattcattaaaaaaaatgattcatTAAAAGGTTTTagtgataaatatataatatcaattttgTACATATTTTACCTATAATTGTTACTTTagtttatatgttgaatttattttttttttattattttaatggtTTGATGACTTcatgaagaaaatt
Protein-coding regions in this window:
- the LOC108221205 gene encoding chromatin remodeling protein EBS-like, which translates into the protein MAATPNNRPVDFYVIQGTREVIRAGDCVFMKSLSAPSSVARVEKLQADRHGNVEFELRWYYKPEHTLGRRRSFHGEKELFMSDHFDTRDATIITGKCNIYSVDQYARLKHVGPKDFYSRFQYQHVYGIMTPVRVKVFCKCELPYNPDELTLPCSTCDDRFHPMCIGMTLEQIKKLTHYICDECSYDDCSTSSEYPLAMMDANKNVTAASSKISSSASSTSVKGLKRACSEQDTLVEEEEEVLGDQAEGMDENEV